From a single Leishmania infantum JPCM5 genome chromosome 36 genomic region:
- the NU1 gene encoding conserved hypothetical protein encodes MHRCPPPPGPLPSLVWCLPLRRCLRKAARCHGLRVFVSSMLRRTVCRRMMQLHAQRTPNPLCHSFTIPADSFESFVPQGQSCEVAHRGLAWVHPLSQGLFEQYPQELMSVFIAPRHVSISVYTNVDWSKIEWSISSFLGHYLIFTNACISPAKEYTLIEDDLELKDSDSEVLQCIKELLREQVRPMVQRDGGDVKLLNFNEKTGIVSLAMLGACKTCPSSQNTLKDGIERVMKHFLPEVTEVIEDKEHQFYEDYGLLFDSEKALFKEAARLDRERQAQLRHKLTPMVLSYDALNEPDGD; translated from the coding sequence ATGCATCGctgtccacctcctcctggcccccttccctctctcgtttGGTGTTTGCCACTTCGTCGTTGTCTTCGCAAGGCTGCGCGCTGTCATGGGTTACGCGTTTTTGTGTCCAGTATGCTTCGGCGTACGGTATGCCGTCGCATGATGCAGCTgcatgcgcagcgcaccccGAACCCGCTCTGCCACTCCTTCACCATCCCGGCGGACAGCTTTGAGAGCTTTGTGCCGCAAGGGCAGTCGTGCGAGGTGGCGCACCGCGGCCTGGCGTGGGTGCACCCGCTCTCCCAAGGACTCTTTGAGCAGTACCCGCAGGAGCTGATGAGCGTCTTCATCGCGCCTCGGCACGTGTCCATCTCCGTGTACACGAACGTGGATTGGTCTAAAATCGAGTGGAGCATCAGCAGCTTTCTGGGGCACTACCTCATCTTTACTAATGCGTGCATCTCTCCTGCAAAGGAATACACCCTCATCGAGGACGACCTAGAACTGAAGGACAGCGACTCCGAGGTGTTACAGTGTAtcaaggagctgctgcgagaaCAGGTGCGTCCGATGGTCCagcgcgacggaggcgaTGTGAAACTGCTGAACTTCAACGAGAAAACGGGGATCGTGTCCCTAGCGATGCTTGGTGCCTGCAAAACGTGCCCCTCATCGCAGAACACCCTCAAGGACGGTATCGAGCGCGTCATGAAGCACTTCTTGCCGGAGGTGACAGAGGTGATCGAGGACAAGGAGCACCAGTTCTACGAGGACTATGGGCTCCTTTTCGACTCGGAGAAGGCGCTCTTCAAGGAGGCCGCGCGACTAGATCGAGAGCGGCAGGCGCAACTTCGACACAAGCTAACCCCCATGGTTCTCTCCTATGATGCTCTCAACGAACCGGATGGCGATTGA
- a CDS encoding putative eukaryotic translation initiation factor 6 (eIF-6): protein MTLRTRFESSDDIGVFSRLTNAYCLVAAGASQNFYSVFEQELANHICVVYTSIGDARVIGRLTVGNRHGLIVPSITTDQELQHLRNSLPDSVKVQRVEERLSALGNCVVCNDHVALIHTDLSRETEEVIRDTLQVQTFRTSIAENALVGSYAVATNKGCMVHPKTPAQDMDEISSLLQVPVVAGTINRGNAAIGSGLVVNDWAAFCGLNTTATEITVVERIFQLRREAAGGDEGNLLQNVRETLVDELA from the coding sequence ATGACGCTACGCACCCGCTTCGAAAGCTCCGATGATATCGGTGTCTTCTCCCGCCTCACCAACGCCTACTGCCTGGTGGCCGCTGGCGCGTCGCAAAACTTCTACTCGGTGTTCGAACAGGAGTTGGCCAACCACATATGTGTCGTGTACACGTCCATCGGTGATGCACGCGTGATTGGCCGCCTTACCGTCGGCAACCGTCACGGCCTCATCGTTCCGTCTATCACGACGGAtcaggagctgcagcacctccgcaaCTCGCTACCCGACTCCGTGAAAGTGCAGCGCGTCGAAGAGCGTCTCTCTGCACTAGGCAACTGTGTGGTTTGTAACGACCACGTAGCGCTCATCCACACAGACCTGAGCCGTGAGACAGAGGAGGTGATCCGCGACACTCTGCAGGTTCAAACGTTCCGCACTTCCATCGCGGAGAACGCCCTAGTCGGTAGTTACGCCGTAGCGACGAATAAGGGTTGCATGGTGCACCCCAAGACCCCTGCGCAGGACATGGACGAGATTTCGTCCCTGCTTCAGGTGCCGGTCGTGGCGGGCACGATCAACCGCGGCAATGCTGCCATCGGCTCTGGCCTCGTAGTGAACGACTGGGCCGCCTTTTGCGGTCTCAACACGACGGCGACAGAAATCACCGTCGTGGAGCGTATcttccagctgcgccgtgaggccgccggtggcgacgaAGGCAACCTACTGCAGAATGTCCGCGAGACCCTGGTGGACGAGCTGGCGTAG
- a CDS encoding putative SNF1-related protein kinases, translating to MADGYHNKPAAPKVGQRFGPYQVGDTIGRGTFAKVKIGYHETTKVRVALKIISRKLMESDARSALKIKREIKIMRVLRHPHITRLYDVVKTKHDIVLAMEYVSGGELFDYVTCKGRLEEPTARALFQQLTAAVAYCHRYRVTHRDIKPENIMMEHGCHSVKLSDFGLSSITHDGRFFETSCGTPNYASPEVVSGRLYGGPEADVWSCGVVLYAMLCGTLPFDDSNIALLFKKIQTADYAIPSHVSAQARDLLHRVLVVNPLERATMEQVMQHPWLRPDFPRYLLSLHFAAIVETTRFASTYYLTEDMLDEEVVRVVASRFRVSPQEVASIIMSEEERIPSMRAVISDEDNPNSMARRYPAANYFEMYSNVLDSKLWPTPVEIAAAEVALRDEAHDIYVSYVILTQKKQNKLAPQEHAANPSFGESANSLLQSQAQQGYGSLNANSLQQLTGNSSFTGLSFKETSSRSHTDASSSPASKKSNHHNGKTLQNLSSPLQHIMNSTVPAAPPGDPWQSGYNVVAAPFLPLHAKGATGTVLGQLLRVQELPVQLLMSRRITVKPVKKEASSTMFLSPGLPKSTPGFDCISDTGAAPTSMPTAPQGNLLQPQRSPTTRTRSAAPTLLHPHSKVEVGLSDPHSPIPTGRPMRSIGADARHNLATAGGETALDTLYHAETVTRFGNDFIRNGVAFVNSTSHETLQEVYEAMKEEGLLWKVIYDYYFSVVRYPNIKLQVKVYKTKSDEQLVDVKVSAQSGMAAYDVALSLLERLRTRAVNKRNTQIRESHASALTPDTT from the coding sequence ATGGCGGACGGCTACCACAACAAGCCCGCTGCCCCCAAGGTGGGCCAGCGCTTTGGCCCCTATCAGGTCGGCGACACCATCGGCCGTGGCACCTTCGCCAAAGTAAAGATTGGCTACCACGAAACGACCAAGGTCCGCGTAGCGCTCAAGATTATATCACGCAAGCTGATGGAAAGCGACGCGCGTTCGGCGCTGAAGATCAAGCGCGAGATCAAGATCAtgcgggtgctgcgccacccgcACATCACTCGGCTCTACGACGTTGTCAAGACGAAGCACGACATTGTGCTGGCCATGGAGTACGTGTCTGGCGGCGAGCTGTTTGACTACGTTACCTGCAAAGGTCGACTAGAGGAGCCGACTGCGCGCGCCCTATTTCAGCAGCTtaccgccgctgtcgcctaCTGCCATCGCTACCGGGTCACACATCGCGACATCAAGCCAGAGAACATCATGATGGAGCACGGGTGCCACAGCGTGAAGTTGAGCGACTTCGGGCTATCCTCCATCACTCATGACGGTCGCTTCTTCGAGacgagctgcggcacaccCAACTACGCGTCCCCGGAAGTGGTAAGCGGGCGGCTCTACGGCGGCCCGGAGGCGGATGTGTGGAGCTGTGGCGTCGTGCTCTATGCCATGCTCTGCGGCACTCTGCCATTCGACGACAGCAACATTGCTCTCCTTTTCAAGAAGATCCAGACTGCGGACTACGCCATCCCTAGCCACGTCTCCGCGCAGGCACGAgacctgctgcaccgcgtgctGGTCGTGAACCCGCTGGAGCGCGCCACCATGGAGCAGGTGATGCAGCACCCGTGGTTGCGGCCTGACTTTCCCCGTTATCTGCTCTCGTTGCACTTCGCCGCTATCGTGGAGACGACGCGCTTCGCGAGCACCTACTATCTCACGGAGGACATGTTGgatgaggaggtggtgcgcgtcgtcgcctccCGCTTCCGTGTCTCTCCGCAGGAGGTGGCGTCGATCATTAtgtcggaggaggagcgcatcCCGTCGATGCGGGCCGTCATTAGCGATGAGGACAACCCGAACTCCATGGCGCGTCGCTACCCCGCCGCGAACTACTTTGAAATGTACTCAAACGTGTTAGACTCGAAACTGTGGCCCACGCCGGTGGAGATCGCCGCGGCCGAGGTGGCCCTTCGCGACGAGGCTCATGACATCTACGTTTCCTATGTCATTCTGACGCAGAAGAAGCAGAACAAGCTGGCTCCGCAAGAGCATGCCGCAAACCCATCGTTTGGAGAGAGTGCCAACTCCCTCCTTCAGTCGCAGGCCCAGCAGGGCTATGGCTCCCTCAACGCAAactcgctgcagcagctcaccggcaacagcagcttcACCGGCCTCAGCTTCAAGGAGACGAGCTCGAGATCGCACACGGACGCCAGCTCGTCGCCCGCATCGAAGAAATCGAACCATCATAACGGTAAGACGCTTCAGAATCTATCGTCGCCGTTGCAGCACATCATGAACTCGACCGTGCCGGCGGCCCCTCCTGGGGACCCGTGGCAGTCGGGCTACAacgtcgtcgcggcgccgTTTCTCCCACTCCACGCGAAAGGTGCCACCGGCACCGTACTGGGACAGCTCCTACGCGTGCAGGAGCTCCCGGTGCAGCTGCTTATGTCTCGAAGAATCACGGTGAAACCTGTCAAGAAAGAAGCATCAAGCACGATGTTTTTGTCGCCCGGGCTTCCGAAATCAACACCTGGTTTTGACTGCATCAgcgacaccggcgctgcgccaacCTCGATGCCAACGGCTCCGCAAGGCaatctgctgcagccgcagcgatcccccacgacgaggacgagatCGGCGGCACCAACTCTGCTACATCCGCACTCGAAGGTTGAGGTGGGTCTTAGCGACCCCCACTCGCCGATTCCGACCGGCAGGCCAATGAGGAgcatcggcgccgacgcgcggcACAACTTGGCCACCGCGGGCGGCGAGACAGCGCTGGACACGTTGTATCATGCAGAGACAGTAACACGCTTCGGCAACGACTTTATTCGCAATGGCGTAGCGTTTGTGAACTCCACCAGTCACGAGACACTGCAGGAGGTGTACGAGGCcatgaaggaggaggggctgctcTGGAAGGTCATCTACGACTACTACTTCTCCGTCGTGCGCTACCCAAACATCAAGCTGCAGGTGAAGGTGTACAAGACCAAGTCGGATGAGCAATTGGTGGACGTCAAGGTGTCCGCGCAAAGCGGGATGGCCGCGTATGACGTGGCGCTGTCGTTGTtagagcggctgcgcacccGTGCCGTTAACAAGCGCAATACGCAGATTCGTGAAAGCCATGCAAGCGCCCTCACGCCGGATACCACTTGA